The Bombus vancouverensis nearcticus chromosome 9, iyBomVanc1_principal, whole genome shotgun sequence genome includes a window with the following:
- the LOC117163657 gene encoding cuticle protein 8 produces MAFKISLTAILLLLVLFHEKADAGGHAHSFQHFHGPVIGDVREVTWKDKHGHHDHDYVAHPHYEFSYGVEDHHTGDYHGQKEHRDGKEVVGEYTIKEPGGNIRTVKYRAGKDGFFAHVLNSNGNDHDVGHHH; encoded by the exons ATGGCTTTTAAA ATTTCTTTAACGGCAATTCTGCTGCTGTTGGTTTTATTTCACGAGAAAGCCGACGCTGGCGGTCACGCGCACTCTTTTCAACATTTCCACGGACCCGTGATAGGCGATGTTCGAGAGGTGACTTGGAAAGACAAGCACGGTCACCACGATCATGATTACGTGGCACATCCGCACTACGAGTTCTCATACGGCGTCGAGGACCATCATACTGGCGATTATCATGGCCAAAAGGAGCATAGAGACG GCAAAGAAGTAGTCGGCGAATACACAATAAAAGAGCCCGGCGGAAATATTAGAACGGTGAAATATCGCGCTGGAAAGGATGGATTTTTCGCTCACGTTCTTAACAGCAACGGTAACGACCATGACGTAGGACACCACCATTAA